A region of Mammaliicoccus sp. Dog046 DNA encodes the following proteins:
- the esxA gene encoding WXG100 family type VII secretion effector EsxA — protein sequence MAMIKMSPEEIRAKSQSYGNGSEQIHQILSDLTRAQGEIAANWEGQAFSRFEEQFQQLSPKVEKFAQLLEEIKQQLNSTADAVQEQDQQLSTNFGLQ from the coding sequence ATGGCAATGATTAAAATGAGTCCAGAGGAAATTAGAGCTAAGTCCCAATCTTACGGAAATGGTTCTGAACAAATTCATCAAATTTTATCTGATTTAACACGTGCGCAAGGTGAAATTGCAGCGAACTGGGAAGGTCAAGCATTCAGTCGCTTCGAAGAACAGTTCCAACAATTAAGTCCAAAAGTGGAAAAATTCGCACAGTTACTAGAAGAAATTAAACAACAATTAAACAGCACTGCTGATGCTGTACAAGAACAAGACCAACAATTATCAACTAATTTTGGTTTACAGTAG